The Lacticaseibacillus pabuli region GTCACCACGATTGGCGACATTACCGTGCGCAATGATGACGACGGACAGCCGTCTCACAGCCAAGTAAACGTCAACTTAAAATTTATGCAGAACCAGATAAAGGCTGATTACGCAATGCGCGTGGTTGGCCTTTATGCGTCCTTGGAGACGAATGGCACTAAGGGTCCCGAGATGCTGTACATGGTGGCAGTATTACCACAGCCACAGTGGATGGCGGTTGACCGCAACGGGTCTAGCGTCACGGTACAGCTTGCTACGGCAATTGGTAGCACTGACCAGCTAAATATCATTCTGGCTGATGACCAGGGGACTGGCGGTGTTTCACAAGGCACATTGTCAGTGTTCAAAGTTCAGCTTACCAGCGATTATGATAAGCGCTATGCGGCCAAGAACACAGTCGACGACTTGCTAAAACGTATCGGCGGTGACGGTTCTGGCAATGCTGACCCGATTGTTACTCAGTCTAGTCTGACCCAGTATCTTGCTGATCATAAAGCGGATTTCAAGGGTGACAAAGGTGACCAGGGCATTCAAGGACTGCAAGGCCCTCAAGGCGTTCCCGGTCCACAAGGTGACCCTGGTAACCCAGGTGTTCAGGGTAAGCAAGGCCCACAGGGTGTTCCTGGTGTTGGTGCATATACTGACTACAAGAACAACGGTGGCACGGGAACTTTCGACCAGTTTCTCGCTACACTCAAGGGTGCTAAAGGTGATAAAGGTGACCCAGGCACACCCGGTGCCAAAGGCGACCCAGGCGCCAAGGGTACTACTGGTACCACGGGTGCTCCTGGCAAAGATGCGCCACAGGATGCTATAACTGCCCAACAGTTTGCTAGTGCGCTCGGCTTTAAAAAGGCCGTGTTTATCAAGCAAACTGACTATGACAAACTCGCCACCAAAGAGCAGGACACCGCGTACTTTACGAGCTTTGATAGCTAGGAGGTAGTGCAATGGGTTTAATCATGGCTAAGACTGAGTATTTGGCACTGCATAATAGTAACAAAACTTACGCGGGCGTATGGCTGAATAACTGGTTTTACCCGTTTGGCTCTGGCATTTATTATTTACTGCCAGGTACTGAGGAAGATACGGATAATGAGGGCCATCCCATCAAGCTCTCAAGGCAAAAGAGACCTTTGTCAGTGCAAGGAGTAAGCTTGGCGGCTTTGAAAAATGTGACTCACCAAGATTGCGTGCTCTACTGTCCAGTTGCAGAGTTTGTGATGCCGGCGAATGGTGCCGCTTTAGGGGCGGAGATTCAAGACGACCACCACTACATGTGGATTAATCTTGGTGCGGTTCCGCCTCAATCTCGACTAGCACTGCCATTAGCAAATGGGACCACAACGTATATCCAGTTTTCGTAAGGAGGATGCTCCAATGAATGTTATTTCTTCGGGGGGGGGCTGCTCCTCCCTAAGTAGTTATGCTATGGAGGTGAAACAATGCCTCTATATTTAAGTGGTAAAAGGTATGGCGTATTATACAAAGACGGTACGCGATACAGCGGAATTTGGCTTAACGAAGTGTACTATCCGCTGGGCTCGGGCTACTTTTTTGCTCTGCCCGTTGATGGGGAGGACGGCTATTACTTATCCACCCACCAAGAAGAACGAAAATATTTACCCGTTCCCGAGCAAGGCGTTTCAAGAACTTTATTTGTTGGTCCTGCCAAACAAAGCTTCCTTCTTTTTTGTCCAGATACTGAGTTTACCCAACCAGCTGACCCAAATGTTGGTGGACTTTATAGCCTGAATCATCATTACTTAATTGTGGCGACGTCAGGCATTTACAACGGTGATACGGACTTTAAGATGGTGGACGGGTCAACAAGAACATTTACGATGGTACCTTAAATTTACGGAATCAATAGGAGGAATCATTTATGACAGAAGTAGAAAAGTGGGCTCCGGTCTACATCACAACCACCACGCCAGCAGATGAAGCTGGCAATTTTTATATTCCGGCGCTTATCCCAGCCAACGTGACGGCATTACCCGCACGGGTGACTGATGTTGCACCAACTGATGACCAGTTAGCGGCCAACAAGCCACTCGAATTTGACTGGCTCACCAAGACATGGGGACCAAGTGGTGAAGATCCAGTTATTAAGCAAATGGCGGCCCTGGCATCTAGTTATGCTACTCAGACACTTGCAACTAAGCAGCAACTGGCAGGTATTGGATTGCAGCTTGCTAAGGCTTTGAGTGCTGAGGATAAGCCTGCAGATGATACGACAGCAAAACCTGCAGACGGCAAGCCAGCTGACGGCACAACAACCACACCAGCAGAAAACACGGAGGCAAAATAATGGATAGCTTTGTAGAATATTACCCTGACATTTACTCACATGATGACCTGCAGACATTTGCGGATGCTGGCCTTATTAGCCAGAAGGTCGTAGACGCACGTTTTGCAGAGGTCGAAGCAGCCAAGACGGCTCAGGCCTAGCCAATGCGCGAGCTACGTCGACTAGTAAGAAAGCTGAGAGTTAATCACTCATGGATTTTCATCGGGCTTGAGACGCTCATCGTCGGCATGTACTTTGTGGCTTGCCGGGACTCAGTTGTTGGCTATACTGCTGGACATATCTCAGTCGGTGGACTGGATGACTGGTTTCCAGCGGTTGTCTGGATTCTGCTAGGCGGCTTTGTAGTCATAAATAATTTGTTTGACGTGTGGCCTGATCGTAACCGCATAGCTGCCATTGCGATGATGGGGCTGTGGGGCTTTTATTTTGGCATGATGCTTGCCCGCGACCTCAACGACCCGCACCCGCCGGTTGTCGGTCTCGCCACAATCTTCTACGGCATCATCATGCTGCGGATTCTGGTGCTTTTACTATTTGATGACACTCATGCACACAAGCACCGGCGGAAAGGGGGCCACTAGTGAGCACAATTTTACTACCCGGCCTTATCTCCGGAATTGTGGCCGTCATAGTGGCCATTGTCACCTCTAGAACGAACATTAAAACGGCTGACAAGAGTAATACGGCAAGTACCGAGGGCATCTATGCTCAGGAGTTGCCAGAACTGCTAGAGCAAATTCGGCGGCTGAATGATGAGCGCACTAAACTTTCTCAGCAACAAATTGAGTCAGACCGTGTCATTGCCGAGCTCAGGGGACAAGTGAGAAAGCTCTCCGCACAGCTCACAGAACTGAACCAACGACTAAAGGAAGGCGAAAAGAATGAAGATTAATTGGACGCCGCGTTTGAAGAGCGCGAAGTTTTGGGTATCGATGGTACCGCTTGTTCTGCTACTTGCTCAACAAGTTGCGGCCATCTTTGGCTATAAGCTTGAGATTGAAGGCCTAAACAACCAGCTGACATCTGTCATCACAACTGTATTTGCCATCCTGGCAGGGGTCGGCATTGTGACTGACCCTACTACGCCAGGATTGAGCGACAGCCGGCAAGCAATGAGCTATGGTTCTATTGTGCAGTCTGAAAGCTCCAAGGAAAACGAGCAGCTGCGTCAACGTTTGGCAAAGATTGAGGCACTGAGTGATGCTAAGTCACTCGACGCTGAGACCAAGACAGCCGACGTACAGCCTCAGCCTACACAACCGACAGTTGTCCAGGCACAAGATGCTACGCAGGTTGCTACCACACCGACGGAAGCAGGTGGTCAAGATGAGCTCCACAAGGCTTAATTTTATTGACATTGCCAGCTACCAGCTTGGCATGAATGCAGGCTCCATCAGTGCTGACGCGGTCATCGTGAAGGCAACTGAGGGCACTAGCTACGTCAATCCTGGCTTCGCTAAGCACCCTCAGCAGGTGCTGGCAGCGGGCAAGGGTTTAGGCTTGTACCACTTTGCTCGGCAAGGTACATCTTGGCAAGCAGAGGCTGACCATTTTCTCGCAGTCGTAAAGCCATACCTGGGCAAGGCCACACTGTGGCTCGACTGGGAGGCTGGTGCTGTTAAAAATGGCACGGCATGGGCAAAAAACTGGCTGGACTATGTATATAGGAAGACCGGTGTTCGTCCTGGCATCTACATGGGTCTTGCTGACGAGAACGCATACGGTTGGAGCGCGGTTGCGGCTGCTGGTTACCCGCTCTGGGTAGCACAGTACAACAACTACAACAGCGTGTGGGGCTTTGCTCCCCGTTCCATCTATGGCCATGTGGCTCACAAGTGGCAGTGGACAGCCTTCCAGTACACGTCTTCTGGTCGCTTGAGCGGCTGGGCTGCCAATCTGGATCTAGACGTCTACTACGGCTCACGTACTGACTGGGATAAGATGGCCGGTGCGAAGTCAGTCACAACAAAGGGGGTGGCAGGATTGCCACAAGCAAAACTATACGAGAGCAGGCTCGCAGGCCTGGTGTATGCCCGTGTCAAGACGCAGGTGTATAGCACAAGTAAGCTCGACAAGGCTTCTATCATCAAAGGTAAGTACCTGGAGGCTGGTGTGACCTACAAGGCCTTTGCCCGCGATGGCTCTGTATGGAACCTCGGCGGGGACCAGTGGGTCGGTGGTCCAAACGTCATCGCATTTGAGAACCCGCTGACACTCAAGGGTGCCAACATTCGTGGTGCGATTGTGCACACTGGTGCGTCCGTACCTGTATATGCAGAGGACGGTAGCTCACTAGGCCAGACTTTGCCGGCTGGTAACTGGACTGCCTACAAGGTCAGCGAAGGCGGCACTCAGGTGTCCGTTGGTGGCCCTAAGTGGCTCAAGGTCTATCAGGTAGGCATCTTCATGTAACTTGATTCATGGCTCACTCGCTACGGCGGGTGGGCTTTTTTATGTGGTATATTTTTTTTGTTAATTACGGAGGAAGCTCATGTCATATGAACACATCTATTTCTTTATCGACGATACAGGAGTCCTGGATGTTCCAGAGCATTCCCCTTTTTTCTGTTACTCAGGCTACATGATTCTTGGAACGCATCATAAGTCGGATGTGCTTCGCCAGTATTCTGCCATCTCAAACTCCATGAAAGAACAGTACGATGTGCGGGAGGTCAAGGGCTCAACTTTTGACAAAACCGATAAGTCACAGTTGCGTGACGAGTTTCGTCTTATGAAAATTATGTATAGGCATAAATCCGTATTTCCATTAACTGTACGCGTAGACAATGCCAGGCTGAGATCATCAGTGTTTCATACAGAGGATAATAGGACAAGATTCAAAAATTACATTCTTAAACGGCTAATTAAAGACGCACTTTGTAAGCAAATTTCAGTGGGGTTAATTAATCCTGATAGACCGTTAGATATTAAGATTTTTATTGATGAAGAGGCTCAACGAACATCTGGTATATACTCGCTAGATCAAAGCATATATTCAGAAGCACTGGATGGTATTCATAATTGGGATTTTGGAGCTTACTTCGAACCTTTTTTGTACAATCGGGATACTAAGATAAAAGTGGACTATGTTGACTCAGCAACAAACCGTCCGGTTCAGTGTGCTGATATATTGGCTAACTTGTTCTATTACTTCATCGAAAATGATTATGATATTACAAAATTAACAGGGGTTTCAAACTTTGTTTACAGACGTGAGCCATGATTGACTGAGATTGACATGGCTTGTACAATATAATTGCGGGCAGGAAACTGCACCGAGTAAAGTTCCATTGATGATAGAAATATTAAGCGTATGTTAAGTACGCCATCGGAACTTGGCAAGCCCCTTGGGGGCTTATTTTATTTCGTCATTTATCACGTGTACGTGTTGACTATATCTCGTATGCGTGATATTATAATGAAGTAGAAAGGAGGAAAGATATGGCAAAGAAGCGCAAACGAAAAGCGCCAGATGATGCCAAGGTCAGAACCGCGAAATTCGTTGCCTTGGCTGCTTGGGCCGTTCCAGCGACATCACTGATTGACCTAATCAAATTCATCATCAAGCGCCTTTTCTAAGTGACAAAGAGCTGGGACACGAGTCCCAGTTCTTGCCGTATCTTCATTCTAACATGAGCAAACAAGAGAAAAAATATTATGGTTGGGCAGTTGGGGCTTTTATCGTTGCATTGGCTATCTGGGCTGTTAAAGAGGTGCTATCATGGTTAATCTAAATTCATCAGAGTTAATGGGTGCCCGTGAAGCTGCTGAGATATGGGGCAAGAGTGAGAGCTATGTTCGCAAGAGCATTCAACAGTCGCCGCAAAAATGGCCAGCAGGCTCATGGCGTAAATTTGATGGTAGGCAGATTGTGGTGACTGTTGAGGGTATGGAGGCTGTGACTGGGCAACCCGATCCAAGAAGTGCGAACTCTCGTAACAAATAAAAAAGACCGATAATGGATTATCAGTCCTTTTCGGCAGAGCCTGTCAGCATGAGTTCTGCTAATCGGATTGTTGGGGGCAGCTGGATTTCTGTTGCTGTCTTCCATTTAAAGTGCACGAGTCCCCACTCGTTTACTTAGGGCTGGTAGCGTGAGCTACTGCTTCTCCATGGCTTGCATTATAGCGTGAATACGTTACCATTTACTACCCCTAATTAGCATTATTAGCTTTATATAAATCGTGTATTATAATTTATGGGCCTTTTATGGGTCTTTTGGTGTATGGGAAGTGGCTGCAACCGCTGGTATCAAGACATCTAGCTAGGGGGCTATACTCCCGCTTGACGCAGTTTAAGGGTATCACGCGAAAAGGAACGACAAGTAAACGCTGGTGTGACGGTGTTTTAACGAGGAACAAAAAGCAACGAAAAGGAACTTATGTGTCGCGGATGTGTCGCCGGGCAAAAAAATAGCCCTAAAATGGGCTATCCGACACATATCCGACACATTATCTTCTGTATCCGTTGTGGCACAAGACATCCAGCGGTCACAAAATTCAATCAAGTATTTCTAGGCCGTCAAGAACTTTGGCGGTCTTTGTGTCTTCACGCATTTGCATCTCGTGAATCTCATGCGCATAGGTCTTTATGGTGGTCTGCATATCCGCGTGGCCAAGCCGACTGCTGACTGACCGCCATGAGCTCGACGCCGTTGTACAAAAGGACCGAACCATTTGTGTGGCGCAGGCCATGACTAGTAATTTGAATGTGGGCTTTGATTGCAGTACGTAGTCTTTTAAGCGTGTCATTAACTGCGTTGTTGTTTACGACATTGTGGTAGAAGTTCCTGAACACCAGACTATCGGGGTCATTATATCTTTGCGCAGCATAGAGATTCTCTTGTTCGCCTTGAAGTTGCTCAAACATAGCCATTAGGTCATGTGACATGGGCAGAGTGCGATAGGACGACTTATTTTTAAGACCACCAAATGCCCCATATTGTTGTTTTGCCTTGTAGTTCCAACTGCGGTCAATACGGACGGTCTGATGTTCCCAGTCGATACGGTCCCAGGTGATGCCGATGGTCTCCTCAAAACGAGTACCCAGTAATCCCTGTGCAAAGATGATATAGTCGCTCATATGCTGCATATCAGCCCGCTGAGCGGCGAGAGACA contains the following coding sequences:
- a CDS encoding collagen-like triple helix repeat-containing protein is translated as MANELRSVFTTAGMETISQVLAGNGTLAFTRGVSSVADWSTKTDAELQATTKLDDETQVTTIGDITVRNDDDGQPSHSQVNVNLKFMQNQIKADYAMRVVGLYASLETNGTKGPEMLYMVAVLPQPQWMAVDRNGSSVTVQLATAIGSTDQLNIILADDQGTGGVSQGTLSVFKVQLTSDYDKRYAAKNTVDDLLKRIGGDGSGNADPIVTQSSLTQYLADHKADFKGDKGDQGIQGLQGPQGVPGPQGDPGNPGVQGKQGPQGVPGVGAYTDYKNNGGTGTFDQFLATLKGAKGDKGDPGTPGAKGDPGAKGTTGTTGAPGKDAPQDAITAQQFASALGFKKAVFIKQTDYDKLATKEQDTAYFTSFDS
- a CDS encoding phage holin, whose translation is MKINWTPRLKSAKFWVSMVPLVLLLAQQVAAIFGYKLEIEGLNNQLTSVITTVFAILAGVGIVTDPTTPGLSDSRQAMSYGSIVQSESSKENEQLRQRLAKIEALSDAKSLDAETKTADVQPQPTQPTVVQAQDATQVATTPTEAGGQDELHKA
- a CDS encoding GH25 family lysozyme — encoded protein: MSSTRLNFIDIASYQLGMNAGSISADAVIVKATEGTSYVNPGFAKHPQQVLAAGKGLGLYHFARQGTSWQAEADHFLAVVKPYLGKATLWLDWEAGAVKNGTAWAKNWLDYVYRKTGVRPGIYMGLADENAYGWSAVAAAGYPLWVAQYNNYNSVWGFAPRSIYGHVAHKWQWTAFQYTSSGRLSGWAANLDLDVYYGSRTDWDKMAGAKSVTTKGVAGLPQAKLYESRLAGLVYARVKTQVYSTSKLDKASIIKGKYLEAGVTYKAFARDGSVWNLGGDQWVGGPNVIAFENPLTLKGANIRGAIVHTGASVPVYAEDGSSLGQTLPAGNWTAYKVSEGGTQVSVGGPKWLKVYQVGIFM
- a CDS encoding DUF3800 domain-containing protein translates to MSYEHIYFFIDDTGVLDVPEHSPFFCYSGYMILGTHHKSDVLRQYSAISNSMKEQYDVREVKGSTFDKTDKSQLRDEFRLMKIMYRHKSVFPLTVRVDNARLRSSVFHTEDNRTRFKNYILKRLIKDALCKQISVGLINPDRPLDIKIFIDEEAQRTSGIYSLDQSIYSEALDGIHNWDFGAYFEPFLYNRDTKIKVDYVDSATNRPVQCADILANLFYYFIENDYDITKLTGVSNFVYRREP
- a CDS encoding tyrosine-type recombinase/integrase, which gives rise to MRAVAGEALEDGIITKDFTRHVDLGGEDSKPAIDKFLNQQEFIDLLSLAAQRADMQHMSDYIIFAQGLLGTRFEETIGITWDRIDWEHQTVRIDRSWNYKAKQQYGAFGGLKNKSSYRTLPMSHDLMAMFEQLQGEQENLYAAQRYNDPDSLVFRNFYHNVVNNNAVNDTLKRLRTAIKAHIQITSHGLRHTNGSVLLYNGVELMAVSQQSAWPRGYADHHKDLCA
- a CDS encoding helix-turn-helix domain-containing protein, with translation MVNLNSSELMGAREAAEIWGKSESYVRKSIQQSPQKWPAGSWRKFDGRQIVVTVEGMEAVTGQPDPRSANSRNK